A window from Pleuronectes platessa chromosome 6, fPlePla1.1, whole genome shotgun sequence encodes these proteins:
- the nppa gene encoding natriuretic peptides A, whose translation MRTAVIWGLLALPCHHTLVSSHILGRATSTNDLAQLKSNQRRTSFEDKLAEAAQEEDSEADYEETNQESEHSQVGRGWSQEEEQEYLSEEPPAEGHTKPTSQGSHLQDLLMNTRKRASSCFGVRMDRIRNASGLGCNGGKGKTAADDG comes from the exons ATGAGGACTGCTGTCATATGGGGCCTGCTGGCTCTACCGTGTCACCACACACTGGTTAGCAGCCACATACTTGGAAGGGCTACTTCAACCAATGACCTTGCTCAGCTCAAG tcgaaccagagacgaacaaGCTTTGAGGACAAGCTGGCCGAAGCAGCCCAGGAGGAGGATTCTGAAGCTGATTATGAAGAGACAAACCAAGAGTCTGAGCACAGCCAGGTTGGTCGAGGATGGAGCCAGGAGGAGGAACAAGAATATCTGTCAGAAGAACCACCAGCAGAAGGCCACACCAAGCCCACAAGTCAGGGGAGCCATCTGCAGGACCTTCTGATGAACACGAGGAAACGGGCCTCAAGTTGTTTTGGAGTCCGAATGGACCGAATTCGGAACGCCAGTGGTCTGGGATGCAATGGTGGAAAAGGTAAAACTGCAGCTGATGATGGCTGA